The following coding sequences lie in one Chelonia mydas isolate rCheMyd1 chromosome 6, rCheMyd1.pri.v2, whole genome shotgun sequence genomic window:
- the ZNF770 gene encoding zinc finger protein 770, translating to MFKIQQCVTANKIPRKRPYRCDICYKQFETPSKLARHYLIHTGQKPFECYVCHKTFRQLVHLERHQLTHKLPFKCNICHRNFKNLITFLKHQQLHNENYQSDIKQAKRSVDAKQDRLLYGILHCSSCQKSFTTEERWMLHQCTKSDHPHSARRRKKTHMCETCNKMFPSQSKLERHLLIHTGQKPFKCSLCYKSFRQSTHLKIHQLTHTEERPFQCCFCQKGFKMQSKLLKHKQLHVRNKSLPRVLYRAKTSKYPRPQNSLEGKRDNFENVDTYESLENDPLDVHSIYIVPFQCPVCEQCFETERVLNLHKCFYLRDGKNSNSGKSAYSHKANIKSKVLMKLKHAGEKASDSSLSDRKKNKTSHFKSYDLFASNEQHSDRNASPKTFKNYHSKLVRNKIFSNKKKRTFVMPLSWQEHLQKHKLEINLNGIITGENMLNMDDLVHNKDDSLYGSLDADFFDNPEAALHRAFSAPTKNIHNRHKVCKCDRCEKIFPSSSKLQRHYLIHTGQKPFGCNVCGKTFRQSAHLKRHQLTHTEKRPYKSPVCQVEFENLNKLFSHQGDHIEFKSPQPVGYSKRPSQASGFPEFELIQSNQAAEIKVELESGDFVLGTNSRNTQPYLCSKSLEMEQSHYSHWYDFSGGMEKSEAIKKFYQCSVCFKTFKSPSKLERHYLMHAGQKPFECSVCGKTFRQAPHLKRHHLTHFKKKS from the coding sequence atgttcaaaaTTCAGCAATGCGTAACCGCTAACAAGATACCAAGGAAAAGGCCATATAGATGTGACATCTGCTACAAACAATTTGAAACACCATCAAAATTAGCTAGGCATTATCTTATACACACTGGTCAAAAGCCATTTGAATGTTATGTATGTCATAAAACTTTTAGACAGCTAGTCCATTTGGAGAGACATCAGCTAACCCATAAACTTccttttaaatgcaacatttgcCATAGGAACTTCAAAAATTTAATTACTTTCTTAAAGCATCAACAGCTTCATAATGAAAACTACCAGAGTGATATTAAGCAAGCTAAAAGATCAGTGGATGCCAAGCAAGATAGGCTGTTGTATGGAATATTGCATTGTTCTAGTTGCCAGAAATCTTTTACAACAGAGGAGCGGTGGATGCTGCATCAGTGCACAAAGTCAGATCATCCGCACAGTgccaggaggagaaagaaaactcATATGTGTGAAACATGTAACAAGATGTTTCCGTCACAATCTAAACTGGAAAGACACTTGCTGATTCATACTGGCCAGAAACCTTTTAAATGTTCCTTGTGTTATAAATCTTTCAGGCAGtcaacacatttgaaaatccatCAGCTCACACACACAGAAGAGAGGCCTTTCCAGTGTTGTTTTTGTCAAAAGGGATTTAAGATGCAGAGCAAACTCCTGAAGCACAAGCAACTCCATGTCAGAAATAAGTCTCTTCCCAGAGTCCTTTACAGAGCAAAGACTTCTAAATACCCTAGACCTCAGAACTCACTGGAAGGAAAAAGGGATAATTTTGAGAATGTTGATACTTATGAGTCCCTGGAGAATGATCCACTTGATGTTCACTCTATTTATATTGTACCTTTTCAGTGCCCAGTGTGCGAGCAGTGTTTTGAAACAGAGCGGGTTCTAAATTTGCACAAATGTTTTTACTTGAGAGATGGCAAAAATTCAAACAGTGGCAAATCAGCCTACAGCCACAAAGCCAACATTAAAAGTAAAGTCCTGATGAAGCTCAAACACGCTGGAGAAAAGGCATCAGATTCGTCTCTgtctgacagaaaaaaaaataaaacaagtcacTTTAAAAGTTATGACCTGTTTGCATCTAATGAGCAACATTCTGATCGGAATGCTTCCCCTAAAACTTTTAAGAATTATCATAGCAAGCTTGTCAGGAACAAAATATTtagcaataaaaagaaaaggacatttGTCATGCCATTATCCTGGCAAGAGCACCTACAAAAGCACAAAttagaaattaatttaaatggtATAATTACTGGTGAAAACATGTTAAACATGGATGATTTGGTGCATAATAAAGATGACTCTCTTTATGGTTCATTGGATGCTGATTTCTTTGATAATCCAGAAGCAGCACTTCACCGTGCTTTTTCAGCTCCTACTAAAAATATACATAATAGACACAAAGTGTGTAAATGTGACAGATGTGAAAAAATCTTTCCTTCTTCATCCAAACTTCAAAGACATTATCTTATTCACACGGGACAGAAGCCCTTTGGCTGTAATGTTTGTGGGAAGACATTTAGACAGTCAGCTCACTTAAAAAGACATCAGCTCACCCATACTGAAAAAAGACCATATAAAAGCCCTGTTTGCCAGGTGGAATTTGAAAATCTGAACAAACTTTTTAGTCATCAGGGAGATCACATTGAATTTAAGTCTCCTCAGCCTGTGGGTTATTCCAAAAGACCTTCACAGGCATCTGGCTTTCCAGAATTTGAACTGATTCAATCAAACCAAGCAGCTGAAATCAAAGTTGAGCTAGAGTCTGGGGACTTTGTTCTTGGCACCAACAGTAGAAACACACAGCCATATTTGTGTAGTAAATCGTTGGAAATGGAGCAAAGCCATTACAGTCACTGGTATGATTTTTCTGGAGGTATGGAAAAAAGTGAAGCTATTAAAAAGTTTTATCAGTGCAGTGTCtgctttaaaacttttaaatcGCCTTCCAAACTTGAAAGGCACTATTTAATGCATGCTGGACAGAAGCCATTTGAATGTTCAGTTTGTGGTAAAACTTTCAGACAGGCCCCACATTTGAAAAGGCATCACCTTactcactttaaaaagaaatcctaa